A region of the Cannabis sativa cultivar Pink pepper isolate KNU-18-1 chromosome 3, ASM2916894v1, whole genome shotgun sequence genome:
AAATCATATTCAATTTTCACTCTTGAGTTTAgaatacatataaatatctaCTTTGTCATCAATGGGAACACTTTTgctattgaaaaatatctactTGCCCAACCCTTTGACTAAACTTAAAAAACTTTTTCTAATTTGAGCTGTAATGAAAGTATTCCCATGAGCTAGAATTTAAAcacattgaaaaataataattaaaaaaaaataggatcTCTAACTTACAATGAGTTGCTATCAAGTGGTTCGAGCAGTGGTTAATCAAAATAGATCCACGTAATGTTCGTCACTAGTTAAGGAGTTGAATGCAGATAAGATAAGCCTGCAGATTTGAGATTCGTTATCATTAGTAAATATAGTTTCTATCACCCAGAGAGTGCTTCTAATGTAAAGTTAATCTGGTAAGGAAGGTCATATAAGAAAATTGGAACCAATAGAAGGAAAAGACAGGTGAGAAAGCTTAATGtgattttaagaaattttgaaattggttATTGAAATAAAAAAGGAGATTCAAAACCAGGAATtgtagaaaaatacaaaaagcaAAGAAATAGTAActagcaagaaagagaagaagcaCTCTGCCTAACATTTCACTATTACTCCAGACGGCCTTGGTGGCCTTAAATGCCTCTAAACAGCTACTTAAAGTTTGGTTTTTCTTATTGTATTTATCTTGTTCCAAAACACATGCCCAACTCTAATATATGAAATTTGTAGCAACAAAAATAGACTCAATCCATATGGTCCAATTTACACTGTCAGTTTCAAATAGTGAAGTAACTTATAACATCTTATGTCATATGCTTTGATCTTTTGTTCAGAACAAAATTTGCGATATAATTCAAGAAAATTTgcacaaaataattattcatcGGCCTTGCCcccctttcttttctttttctctacCCTCTTAATATCTGGCTATTTGCTCTCAGCAGAAAAAGACATTGTTTTTATATTGATATACAAGACGGATGCAAATGCATCTCTGACCTCCATTGTTTACTATCTAAGATTCCCACGATATGTGATATCACTAGAGAATTACAATCAACTAACCAAGTGAACAATTACGAGTAGTACTCACTGTAGAAATAAAAAGATTGTTTCTTCAATACAATTCACGCCAAACAATTCGATTAGACCCTACAAAcagaaattatttttcttgacgAAACACAAATTGATGTCATGAAGAAGTTTGACACCTTTCATTTGGTCAACCACAAAGCAGGGTGCATTTTAATTACACCTAGTTCCTTATTGGTAATGGTCTACAATGGAAGGGTAGTctctgttttttcttttttttgttctaatctTCTATTTCCTTGTTGGGTTAGATTTTATAGAAGATCAGCTAACATTCATTTAGTGCcatgttagaaaaaaaaaaatcagagtaTAAAGTATACACATTCCATAAAATAGAGAAATTGGCCAACTTTATGTCTCATAGATAAGGTATATGCTTTTCTAAGCtaaaagaaattcaaatttcatttatttattttttttcactaaTGGAGAACAAAGTGCATTTCTATGAGTACAAGCATGCTTAAATTACTTGCTTTAAGAGATACAAAATTGAAAACTAGTTCATCATGTCAAGCTAAccaattctaaatcaaataaaaagacaaacaaTAAGTTACAAAGTTAAGACACTAAAATTCTAGATAAGAAGATCGAATATCTAAGTCTCCAAACTCAGTTCTGTAGAGTGACATTTTTCCAGCATTGAAAACTCTAgtgaaacaaataataataattatcattAGAAGAAACAGACTGTAATCAAGAGAGAGACAGTGAGAACAAGAAGTAAACACAAATCCTACTAAAAATGCTCAGCAGATAAAATATTTAATGCAGAAGAAAGAACAAACCTGAAGATGATTATAAATAGAAGGAACAGATAAAAACCGAGCTTGATAAGTCTAAACTTCTTCTCACCACTTAAAGCCCTAAACACTTCAGTAACATCAATGAGATGCCTTTTGTTTACAAACCTGAATAAATAATCAATTGGTTATGATAGTAaagagaaaactaaaaaaaaaaatagaggaaAAAGACAAGCAATTGCAAACATAGACAGAAATTCAAATCAATCAATTCCATCTGCATAAGATTATAACCTCATATATAGCAAGTAATTTATTAAAAAGCATTGCATTTAATTTGGAGATCAGAATTGCTgtcaatcaaaattttaaatccatttagttattgattTATGAAATATTTTTCTCCCAAGCAAGCTCCCAGGCAACATAGGATTTAAATGTTCCCTTTAAAGCAATTGGCTAAATTCATTAATATACTGTTCAAAACGAAAAGGGTTAAAACTAATAAACCATATTTTGGCAGATGTAGAAGGATTTTAAAGTTTCCAAACACAAACATGAAAGTACAACATTGCACTCTATCATCTATCCATAACCAACATTGTTGAGAAGGAAAAAAGACTTACAGCATTGCACTATAGCAAGCAAGGGGGAGGGTAATGAGAAACAAGAGCCAGTGCCATGTCAAGAGGAAAATAGCACAGAGTACTCCATGGACAATGAATTCAGGGACAATCAAGAAGTTAATTCGAGAAGATGATTCAAAAGGATTTAAATAGTCTGCCTCCAAATCTGATAAGATCACCAGCTACCAAAAACAAAAGTAGTAGATACGCAGTAAGTACAAATTTTTGAAGCTACCCATTTCTAAATATTCATGTATAAACCTATATGCTGTGTCTAATGCTTTTAAAACCTAAAGCTTCGAGAATAACACCATACTTGGAAAAAAAGAAGGCTTTACATTCATTATTAACTGATATTTAGTCTCTTTTTTAAAAGTTTTGTTTGATATTGATCAAGAATTCATATAAATTCCCAGTATATATGAGTATCTGGAATTGTGattaatatttacaattttaaaaataaaaaatttcttctGTAAACATTACCATATTTCTATTGTATCTCGTGATTTTTCCCTTTATTTTCACTCAAGATTTCATAATTAACAACAATGAACAAAATTTTCGGTTCTAATATAGAAATTCTCGATTAAGGTCACCAAAAACACATCACTGACTTCAGTATAACCTTTTCACTCCAACATTGATGAAACAACACGATACATCAAACATAAATGAACGAAATACACACTCACGTCATACTCCTGAGTATTTTCTCGGCAACCAAACAGAATATATcagtgaaaaataaaaaagagaaaaatcaaaCGAGAAGATTTACCTGATAGAAATTGGAGGAGAGGAGAGccaaatcaaagaaaaaacagagtacccaaaagatcaaatcAAAGCTCATCTTTGAGTACCAAAGAAAATCAGGGTAGGTTtttgttcaatattttttaaatattcttaAATTTATTTCTGGGTAAACTAAAGGCGCTTCCTTTTGCAATCGCAAAGTTGACGATGAAGGTGACGCCTTTACTGAAATATGGAGTAGAGAATAGATATGGGCCCAATTTTAGTGGGCCGAGAATCGATATGTAGTAAAATGAGCCCTGCTTTCATGGGCCGAGATAATTTAGCATGAGATATCTTTTTGAAaatacactctataccctttttatattgtactattttatttttatcctcttttttaaagtctatcatttttacctctttttttaaacattgtatcAATTTTTCccttgtcacttcaagatactctccatgtgactctcttatatcagggtattttaggtacaatacatataaaaagaggtatgtttcaaataaatataaaattagaggcaaatttgattaattgcttaataaaagtggtatttttcaacttactccATATTTTTTTGCTAATAAACCTATAAAATAGATTTTATACAATAATACAtagcttaaattaattttatctttttttctttctttggaCGGTAAGAACTCATCAATTAACTTTTTGGtcgaaaaatcaaaatttatacaCGAAACTCATAAATAAGATGAAGATTAAGATAGAGTATAAATTCAAATGACAATGAGATTTTTTAGGAGAGAAAAAATTTCTTTCTACTGCATTCAATGTGTTGATTACAAGATTTATTTTCTATTAGATTTTATACAATAATACAtagcttaaattaattttatctttttttctttctttggaCGGTAAGAACTCATCAATTAACTTTTTGGccgaaaaatcaaaatttatacaCGAAACTCATAAATAAGATGAAGATTAAGATAGAGTATAAATTCGAATGACAATGAGATTTTTTAGGAGAGAAAAAATTTCTTTCTACTGCATTCAATGTGTTGATTACAAGATTTATTTTCTAACCTCCTCGCATATGTGAGAAATGAGTATTTATAGGCTCTAGTGGCCTGAGATACATGATGGTCTCAAAGAGGTAAGATGTCACTTTTCAGGATGCAAATTGCAAGTGCGAGAGGTGGTCCTGCGCCTCGTACCCTTGTTTGGTGTCAGGTGGTCCCGGGTCGCAGGGGTAGTGTCTATAGTGTACCCTTGGTCAAGTCCTCAGACCTTGCTGGTGTGGTGCCTCTACTACTCGTACCTTCTTGCTTTCAGAACTTGCAGAAGACGTGGTCGTACGTTTCTCCCATGCACACCTTGCCCTTGTGATCGTATGTTGCTCAAAGATTCCTTTACTTGGGAGAATTCTACTAACTTTAGTCATGTTGTTGTGGAAATTCCATGTTGAGTGGTATGCTCAACAAGTGACATTGAGCATGCATGGCTAAGTGACATTGGACATGTATGGTCGAGGGACATTTGGAAAATGCATGTTAAGTGACATTTGGAAGATGCATGTCGAGTGACATTTGTGAAAATTCATGTCGAGTGACTTGTGAACTTTAGTGTTGAGTGACTTGTGATCAAGGGAAGCTTGCCGAGTGTATTA
Encoded here:
- the LOC115708913 gene encoding protein cornichon homolog 1 isoform X2, which codes for MSFDLIFWVLCFFFDLALLSSNFYQLVILSDLEADYLNPFESSSRINFLIVPEFIVHGVLCAIFLLTWHWLLFLITLPLACYSAMLFVNKRHLIDVTEVFRALSGEKKFRLIKLGFYLFLLFIIIFRLILSAFNSLTSDEHYVDLF
- the LOC115708913 gene encoding protein cornichon homolog 1 isoform X1, giving the protein MSFDLIFWVLCFFFDLALLSSNFYQLVILSDLEADYLNPFESSSRINFLIVPEFIVHGVLCAIFLLTWHWLLFLITLPLACYSAMLFVNKRHLIDVTEVFRALSGEKKFRLIKLGFYLFLLFIIIFRVFNAGKMSLYRTEFGDLDIRSSYLEF